A window of the Narcine bancroftii isolate sNarBan1 chromosome 4, sNarBan1.hap1, whole genome shotgun sequence genome harbors these coding sequences:
- the b3galt1b gene encoding beta-1,3-galactosyltransferase 1: MPSKVSCLYILTVVCWASALWYLSATRPSSSFVGHSSFSRMIVEKKNFSFANIRTRSLNPHNFNYLINEPNKCEQINPFLVILVSTMHKEFDARQAIRETWGDENNFKGIELVTLFLLGKNADHVLNEMVEQESQIFHDIIVEDFLDSYHNLTLKTLMGVKWVANFCSNAKYVMKTDSDIFVNMDNLIYKLLKPNTKPRRRYFTGYVINGGPIRDVRSKWYMSRDLYPDNNYPPFCSGTGYVFSTDVAEAIYKTSLHTRMLHLEDVYVGLCLRKLGIHPFQNSGFNHWKVSYSLCRYRRVITVHQISPEEMQRIWNEMSSKKHLRC, encoded by the coding sequence ATGCCTTCAAAAGTCTCATGCTTGTATATTTTAACAGTTGTTTGTTGGGCAAGTGCACTCTGGTACTTGAGTGCAACACGTCCCTCATCCTCTTTTGTAGGGCACAGTTCATTTTCACGCATGATTGTcgagaaaaagaatttcagcttTGCAAATATTCGAACTAGGTCACTGAACCCACATAACTTTAATTACCTTATTAATGAGCCAAACAAATGTGAGCAAATCAACCCTTTTTTAGTCATTCTTGTTAGCACAATGCACAAAGAATTTGATGCACGCCAGGCAATAAGGGAGACTTGGGGAGATGAAAACAACTTCAAGGGCATAGAGTTGGTTACTTTATTTCTGCTTGGAAAAAATGCAGACCATGTTTTGAATGAGATGGTTGAGCAGGAAAGCCAAATTTTTCATGACATCATTGTGGAGGACTTTCTGGATTCCTATCACAACCTAACACTGAAAACTTTAATGGGTGTGAAGTGGGTAGCTAACTTCTGTTCAAATGCTAAGTATGTAATGAAGACTGACAGTGACATCTTTGTTAATATGGACAATTTGATCTATAAACTACTCAAGCCCAACACAAAGCCCCGGAGGAGATATTTCACTGGTTATGTCATCAACGGAGGACCTATACGAGATGTTCGTAGCAAATGGTACATGTCCAGAGATTTGTACCCAGATAACAATTACCCACCATTCTGTTCAGGCACCGGTTATGTATTTTCAACTGATGTGGCTGAAGCCATTTACAAGACATCTCTTCATACCAGGATGTTACATCTTGAGGATGTCTATGTTGGCCTGTGCCTGAGAAAGCTTGGGATTCATCCCTTTCAGAATAGTGGTTTCAATCACTGGAAGGTTTCTTACAGTCTTTGCAGGTATCGTAGGGTAATCACTGTACACCAGATATCTCCTGAAGAAATGCAGAGGATTTGGAATGAGATGTCAAGCAAAAAACATCTTCGTTGCTAA